The following proteins come from a genomic window of Flavobacteriaceae bacterium MAR_2010_188:
- a CDS encoding putative ABC transport system permease protein gives MFPLLKENIKIAFGSIKTQLLRTILTVLIIGIGIMALVGILSAVSALESSLASNFSFMGANTFNIQQYELTIRVGSGRGAEREKVNPVINYNQVKEFEDEYRFPFSKTAISFYGTRAAEIKFENKKTDPEVSVVGVNENFMDAGGWEIEDGRGFNSFDVENNNNVCVIGSDIYDDLLSDINPVDQTISLRGSKFKIIGVLKAKPSVFGNNQNMVVLIPLQKARTIFTNPNINYNLSVKSDKKDMLDGAVDEAILTFRNVRGLSPVEENNFGINRSDDLINRIGAISKYLYLAAWIISIITILGSSIALMNIMLVSVSERTREIGVRKALGAKQKTIAGQFFIETIIVGQLGGLVGIILGTLIGFAFSKILGLPFSLPWFAMLWAVIVTFIVAVISGSYPASKASKLDPIESLRYE, from the coding sequence ATGTTTCCCTTACTAAAAGAGAATATTAAAATAGCCTTTGGATCAATAAAGACCCAATTACTAAGAACTATTCTAACGGTTTTAATTATTGGAATCGGCATCATGGCGCTAGTTGGGATTTTAAGCGCGGTTTCTGCATTAGAAAGTTCTCTTGCGAGCAATTTCTCCTTTATGGGCGCTAACACCTTTAATATTCAGCAATACGAACTAACAATTAGAGTAGGAAGTGGTCGTGGTGCAGAGAGAGAGAAAGTAAACCCGGTAATAAACTACAACCAGGTTAAAGAATTTGAAGATGAATATCGTTTTCCTTTTTCAAAAACTGCAATCTCATTTTACGGAACCCGAGCGGCAGAGATAAAATTTGAAAACAAAAAGACCGACCCCGAAGTTTCTGTGGTTGGAGTTAACGAAAATTTTATGGATGCTGGTGGCTGGGAAATCGAGGATGGTCGTGGGTTCAATTCCTTTGATGTTGAAAATAATAACAATGTCTGCGTCATCGGTAGTGATATCTACGATGATTTATTAAGCGACATAAATCCAGTTGATCAGACTATTTCTTTAAGAGGAAGCAAATTCAAGATTATTGGAGTTTTAAAAGCTAAACCCTCGGTTTTCGGCAATAACCAAAATATGGTGGTGTTGATTCCTCTTCAAAAAGCTCGGACCATTTTTACCAATCCAAATATAAATTACAACTTGAGCGTGAAGTCCGATAAAAAGGATATGCTAGACGGGGCGGTAGATGAGGCAATATTAACCTTTAGAAACGTGCGCGGACTTAGCCCGGTTGAAGAAAACAATTTTGGGATAAACCGAAGTGACGATCTTATAAACCGAATCGGCGCCATATCGAAATATCTTTATCTCGCCGCTTGGATAATCAGTATCATTACAATTTTAGGATCTTCTATTGCATTGATGAATATTATGCTGGTATCCGTATCCGAGAGAACTCGCGAAATTGGGGTAAGAAAAGCTTTGGGAGCAAAACAAAAAACAATTGCAGGTCAGTTCTTTATAGAGACTATTATTGTTGGGCAGTTAGGTGGATTGGTAGGGATTATTTTGGGTACGTTGATAGGTTTTGCATTTTCCAAGATCTTAGGCCTACCGTTTTCATTGCCTTGGTTCGCCATGTTGTGGGCCGTAATCGTAACCTTTATAGTAGCGGTTATCTCGGGCTCTTATCCAGCTTCTAAAGCTTCAAAATTAGATCCTATCGAATCCTTGCGTTACGAGTAA
- a CDS encoding histidyl-tRNA synthetase, whose protein sequence is MANRASIPKGTRDFNPAEVAKRNYIIDIIKSQFRLYGFQPIETPSFENSETLLGKYGDEGDRLIFKILNSGDFLSKVDDEALQNRDISKISPKISEKALRYDLTVPFARYVVQNQNDIDFPFKRYQIQPVWRADRPQKGRFREFFQCDADVVGSTSLWQEVEFVQLYDAVFDKLKLQGTTIKINNRKILSGIAEIIGAQDKLIDFTVALDKLDKIGEEKVKEEMLQRGISKDSLDKLQPLFSLSGSFDEKLLQLSSILEDSEIGKKGIRELEFIYASISILGLKSARLQLDVTLARGLEYYTGAIFEVAAPEGVDMGSIGGGGRYDDLTGIFGLKDVSGVGISFGLDRIYLVLESLNLFPEAIAESVQILFINFGDSEAIKALETIAILREGGVSCELYADAKKTIKQFNYANKRNIPYVILLGTTEIENKVFTLKNMKTGDQEELSLDQLLERFK, encoded by the coding sequence ATGGCAAACAGAGCAAGCATCCCGAAAGGGACACGAGATTTTAATCCAGCTGAAGTCGCTAAGCGAAATTATATTATCGATATTATAAAATCGCAGTTTAGGCTTTATGGATTTCAGCCGATAGAAACTCCTAGTTTTGAAAATTCTGAAACCTTGCTAGGTAAATATGGAGATGAAGGAGATAGGTTGATTTTTAAGATTTTGAATTCTGGTGATTTTTTATCCAAAGTCGATGATGAAGCATTACAGAATAGGGATATTTCTAAGATTTCACCCAAAATTTCTGAAAAGGCTTTGCGCTACGACCTTACCGTACCGTTTGCACGTTACGTTGTACAGAACCAAAATGATATTGATTTTCCATTTAAGCGCTATCAGATTCAACCTGTATGGAGAGCCGATAGACCGCAAAAAGGACGGTTCAGGGAATTTTTTCAGTGTGATGCTGACGTTGTAGGTTCTACCTCTCTTTGGCAGGAAGTGGAATTTGTTCAGCTTTATGATGCTGTTTTTGACAAACTTAAACTACAAGGAACCACCATAAAAATCAACAATCGTAAAATTCTTTCTGGTATTGCCGAGATTATCGGGGCGCAGGATAAGCTAATCGACTTTACGGTTGCCTTAGATAAACTCGATAAAATAGGAGAGGAGAAGGTTAAGGAAGAAATGCTACAACGTGGAATTTCCAAAGATAGCTTAGATAAGCTTCAACCTCTATTTTCTCTTTCTGGTAGTTTCGATGAAAAATTATTACAATTAAGTTCGATTCTAGAAGATTCTGAAATCGGTAAAAAAGGAATTCGAGAATTAGAATTTATTTATGCCTCTATTTCTATACTCGGATTAAAATCGGCCAGATTGCAATTAGATGTTACTCTTGCTAGAGGACTGGAATATTATACCGGAGCAATCTTTGAAGTTGCTGCACCAGAAGGTGTGGATATGGGATCAATAGGTGGGGGCGGTCGTTATGATGACCTTACAGGCATTTTTGGACTAAAGGATGTAAGTGGTGTAGGGATTAGTTTTGGCTTAGATCGAATTTATTTAGTTCTAGAAAGTTTGAATCTTTTTCCTGAAGCAATTGCCGAATCCGTACAAATACTCTTCATCAATTTCGGTGATTCTGAAGCCATTAAGGCATTAGAAACCATCGCGATTTTACGGGAAGGTGGCGTGAGCTGCGAATTGTATGCCGATGCAAAAAAAACCATAAAACAGTTTAATTATGCTAACAAAAGGAATATCCCGTATGTGATATTACTTGGCACCACCGAAATTGAAAATAAAGTCTTCACCTTAAAGAATATGAAAACAGGTGATCAAGAAGAACTTAGTCTTGATCAACTACTTGAAAGATTCAAATAA